Sequence from the Leptospira kmetyi serovar Malaysia str. Bejo-Iso9 genome:
AAGAAAATCCAAGCGGACAAAGAGAGAAAAAACAGGATGAGATACAGGATCAAATGCAGAACGACTCGTTTCAAAACCGTCTCCTTTAAAAAATGAGGATGTCTCACTTTTTATAAACCAAATAATGAGTTATCCTCATTTTTTGTCAAGAATGATTGTTGAACGATTTCGCAACCATAAAAGGATGACGTTATGGAAGAAGAATCCGTTCTCCAACCCAGAACCAATCCGGTCCAAAAAAGGGCTCGGGAAAAACAGGAAATCATCCTGAATTCCGCCAAGAAACTGATCTTAAAAAACGGACCGGATAAGTTTACGCTTCAAGATATCGCGGACGCGATCGATTCTCCCATCGGAACGATCTATCGTTATTATTCGGGTAAACCCGCGATCCTGCGCGCCATCGCACAAATTCATTTGGACTTACTTCGCACGGAGTTAAAACAAGAACTGGCCGATCTGGGCAAGACCGCGACGGAAGACATTCGGTTTTACAGGATCGTAAAAAAAATTCTCGATCTTTTCGAAAGAGCGTACGACTCCGATCCCGTCTTTCAAATCGTTTGGAGCGGCTCACAGGCCTTTCCGTTGTTGCGCGAATTGGATCTTGAAGACACTCGAAAGAACGCGGAGATCGTGGCTGATGCCTTGGAATGTTTCGTTCCGAGAATGCAAAGAAACAAACTTCAGGACTTATGCGTTCTTCTTTGTGATTCCATCGGAAGCGCTCTTCGATTGACTTCCATGATGGAGTATAAGGAGAAAAAAAGAATTCTCGCGCAACTGCGCGCGATGATCACAAATCATCTGTATTCGGCCCGAAAAAACTTCGGACCGAAAGAATCCAAATGAGTATTATTCCAAAGAATTAGAATATTCTAAATTATGAATGTTTTAACGCGCCTCCGCGGGTTTCGGCGTTTTTAACAAAAGATTGAGTCCTCCGATAATCGTTCCGAAAATCAAACTGGCAACGATCAACGGGATCAGATGTCCGTAATTTCCGGGAATGACGACTAACGCGATGAACCAGGGAAGATTGAGCAATTCCGTGAGTACAATCGAAGAAACGAATTTCGGAATCCCGAGCTCCGCGAGCGAAACCACGGTCCCGCAGGAAAACCAAAACAACATGGATTGGATCAGAATCCAACGGGAAGCGTTCGGGTCCGCGAAAAAAATCAAAAGACCTTCCAATACGGCCGCCGTAACTCCGACGATCGCCGCGTTTCTTAAACGAATTTTGTTTACGTTCATCATTCTAACTAAAAACTCCTTTCGTTTAAGATCGATGAGGTTCGCAGAACGGTAAAACAAAAACGGATTCGAAAAAGAATTTTATAAAAATGGAATGGGATCGTTACGTCTTCGGTTTAAAAAAGAATTTCAAACCTGTCATATTTCGTTTTAAAGAAAAAAAATAAAAATAATTCTTAAAGAATTTTCCAGCCCTTGTCCTTGAGTTTGGTTTTGAAATGGGAAAATTCTTCCTTGATGGAAGCGACGGCCTTGAATCCGGCTTCGATTCCGCGGTTGATCGAACGTGTGAGTTTTTCCGCGCTCGTGGTCACCATCGTCAATTCCTGATACGACGGAGCGATCACTTGAATGCGAACGTCTTTCGGAGGGTGTTTTAAAATCTGAACCGCGCGGTTGTACATCGTATGATGCACTTTCGTAATCATATGACTGAGTTTTTTATCGGAAGGATACGCGAGCCAACCCGAGAACTTGGAAATCGGATTCGAAAATTCGTTTTGATTGGTATTTAAGACAACCGTAATGTCCTTATAACCTGCTTCGATCACTTTCTCCAAAGGAATCGGATCCGCGATTCCGCCGTCTCCGTAGAACTGATCTTCCAGTTTCCATTTTCCTCTCGTTGCGATCGGAAGGGAAGTCGCGGCCTTTAAAAGATTGAGAGCGTTGGAAGCCGAAGCCTTGATGTACTCGGCTTGGAGTTTCGCGAGATTGGTAACGGCGACATAGAGAGGAGGGGCCTCTTTTTTATCGAAGTTCTCCTTGGGGAGTCTGTATTTTTCACCGAAGATAAAGTCTATTAGATATTCCTGATCGAGTACGGTCTTGCCTTTGAAGGGATGCAGAAAGGAAATAAATTTGTTCCCGATCAATTCCTTTTTCCAGATATCCAAGATTCGAATCGATTCCTCGTAACTTTGTTCGTAACCGGTCGCGTAATACGCCGCGGAACAAGAACCCGAAGAAACGCCCACGATCAGATCGAAATGAGTCGAAGGAATGTATTGATGCAACGCGGCCAACACTCCGCCCGCAAAGGAACCCTTCATTCCGCCGCCGGCGACGATCAAAGCCGTGGATTTTTTTCCGGGTTTCGGGAGAATATGGTTATTTCCCGGAAAGAAAGATTTGCCCGGAGTAAAATAAGAACTCATAAGTTCAGATTTTTAGGCTTGAGGATTCTTTCAACGAGGATACCATTTCGGAGATCGTTTTTTGCGAACCGTAACAAAGAAAAAAGATCCGTGATTCAATTCGGTTCCGCTTAAATTCGAAACTCTTTTATAATTCAGGTTGAAAGAGGAAGTTATGCAAACACGTTATCTCCGCTTTCCGAAGTGGAAAAGAATCTTAGAAGTCGCAATTCTGCTTTGTTTGTTCGGCGTCGTATTGAAAAGCGTAAACGCCGAAACCGAGGAAGAAGGTTCGGACAAAAACGCAAAAAAGAATTCCTTCGAACTCATTCTCAAACGCCAAACCTACCAATGGACTCCGTATGATTACACATCTTATACGGAACGTTCTCCTTTGGAAACCTCGATCAAAACCGATTCCGTCAAACAAAATCAAAAAGTTTTGACGCCTTTCGTATTCCGATTCGATCAAAAGGAAAGGAAGTTTCGCGTGGAAATTTCCGCGTATGAAATCGAATTAGCAAATCCGAATATGATCGTGACGCGGACCGGTTCTTCCGGATTCGAAATCGGAAGACAGTATTTGAATCCGATGATCCGATCCGAAGCCGAGTTGAATCTGTTTAAAATTTTCGATCTACACGAGGACTGGAGAATTTTTGCGGGCGCGGGAATCCGAAATATCAACAAATACAAATACGGCTACTATTTGCGGGAAGGAGCCTATGAAGAATATTTCTACACATACGGACCGCAACTCGTCTTCAGAACCGACTATAGAATCTGGGAAAAATTCTTTCTAAGTTTGGGCGCGGATCTTTTTTATACGGAAGGAAATCGTTTTTACAAACCGAAAACGTTCACCCTCGATTCCGTTTCGTTGTCTTCGGGAACGGCCGGTGTTCGAGGAATCTATCGCGGATATGAAATCGACTTCTCCTTCGCTTATCAAATTTCACAGTCTCTAAAATTCTATTTGGGTTATAGTTATATCGATTCTTATTTTAGTTATTACGGGTTCAATCAAACGGATCTACGTTTTGGAAACGCTTCTACCGATCCGTTTCAAATCGGAACGAGTAACACGCAGCCGAATTACAACACATTCCAAATTTCGCATCCGATTTTATCCGGACATAGGGATCTTCTGCGCGGCGTATATCTCGGACTTTCCGTACAATTTTAAACCGTCACGAGCGTTAAAAAAGAATGAGAAAAACTTCGATCCATCCGAAGAGCCGTTTTCAAAGCGATTCAATCCGAAAGACGTAGATCGCGAAATTCGAGATCAAAATCGTTTCTGGTTCCTTCTTTCTCTTCGAATCGCATCGAAAAGAAAGAAGGATTTTTTCTACTTAATCACAAGCTCCTGAGGCTACCGTTCCTCCCGCATAATAAACGATCGTCGCATAATTGTAGTTCACGATGTCGATACCATACGAGGAATAATTGTTGAACGTGCTCGGCGCCATATGATCCCAAGCGTTGTTCAAAGCGTATAACGTTTGTCCGCTTGCTCCCGCGCCCAGTTC
This genomic interval carries:
- a CDS encoding TetR family transcriptional regulator, with protein sequence MEEESVLQPRTNPVQKRAREKQEIILNSAKKLILKNGPDKFTLQDIADAIDSPIGTIYRYYSGKPAILRAIAQIHLDLLRTELKQELADLGKTATEDIRFYRIVKKILDLFERAYDSDPVFQIVWSGSQAFPLLRELDLEDTRKNAEIVADALECFVPRMQRNKLQDLCVLLCDSIGSALRLTSMMEYKEKKRILAQLRAMITNHLYSARKNFGPKESK
- a CDS encoding patatin-like phospholipase family protein, producing MSSYFTPGKSFFPGNNHILPKPGKKSTALIVAGGGMKGSFAGGVLAALHQYIPSTHFDLIVGVSSGSCSAAYYATGYEQSYEESIRILDIWKKELIGNKFISFLHPFKGKTVLDQEYLIDFIFGEKYRLPKENFDKKEAPPLYVAVTNLAKLQAEYIKASASNALNLLKAATSLPIATRGKWKLEDQFYGDGGIADPIPLEKVIEAGYKDITVVLNTNQNEFSNPISKFSGWLAYPSDKKLSHMITKVHHTMYNRAVQILKHPPKDVRIQVIAPSYQELTMVTTSAEKLTRSINRGIEAGFKAVASIKEEFSHFKTKLKDKGWKIL
- a CDS encoding LA_2444/LA_4059 family outer membrane protein, with product MQTRYLRFPKWKRILEVAILLCLFGVVLKSVNAETEEEGSDKNAKKNSFELILKRQTYQWTPYDYTSYTERSPLETSIKTDSVKQNQKVLTPFVFRFDQKERKFRVEISAYEIELANPNMIVTRTGSSGFEIGRQYLNPMIRSEAELNLFKIFDLHEDWRIFAGAGIRNINKYKYGYYLREGAYEEYFYTYGPQLVFRTDYRIWEKFFLSLGADLFYTEGNRFYKPKTFTLDSVSLSSGTAGVRGIYRGYEIDFSFAYQISQSLKFYLGYSYIDSYFSYYGFNQTDLRFGNASTDPFQIGTSNTQPNYNTFQISHPILSGHRDLLRGVYLGLSVQF